CAAAAGGTTCAGTacactttcccaaggtcacatagtAAGTTGCAAAGATAGGACTTGAGTTGATGTTAACTCCAGCTTCAGGATCTGCCTAAAGCGGTGTTGAAAATGCTGGTCAAATATATTATAGTGCTTGTGAGGAGAAAATAAGGCAATGTATAGGGAGTGTCAACAGAATACCTATGAGACTAGGTTATCAATGGGTCTAGGAACATTGGCCTGCCGTCTCAGCATGCTCCTCAAATCTCTTTCTCCACCACAAGCCTCACATCATTTCCCCTTCCGCAGACTGTATTATGTCTTGCAGAGGACTAAAAGTTCTCCACTGAGATTTCAGGGTGCTACCAAGTTCCCTGGAAAGGGGGGAATCCAGCCCAGCAGGCTTGACCGCCCACTCACAGAAGCAGATCTTCATCCGCAGCCCGACTCCCCAGCTGTGCCTTGCTCCCCTGAACAGACCGCTTCTCTTTCCACTTGAGGGTTGGAGGCTGAGgcagaaaggaaatgaaaggcagagagggcccCGTGCCCCGGCCCTGAGGGTCACCAGCTCCGTGTGGTGACTGACAGGGCTGCTGAGGGGTCCCACTAATCCCCGCCATTGTCATCCTGCCAGCAACCACTGATGCGCTCGCCCTGAAACCCTGTCCGGTGCTGTCTCCCGCAGACCCTTACACATGGCATCATGCCTTGAAATAACTGAAGTGGGATCCaagggagaaatgaaaacacatgaacGAAGGATGGCCCACGGGCATGGGAAGAAACCTGCAAAACTCACTCTGTT
This window of the Lepus europaeus isolate LE1 chromosome 7, mLepTim1.pri, whole genome shotgun sequence genome carries:
- the MISFA gene encoding mitochondrial sheath formation-associated protein; translation: MIVLGWLLFVGFACYMGTFPEFTPPTLKWKEKRSVQGSKAQLGSRAADEDLLLELGSTLKSQWRTFSPLQDIIQSAEGEMM